The Anaeromyxobacter diazotrophicus genome contains the following window.
CAGGGAGTAGCTGCGGTCCACCTCGCGGAAGTCGAGCGGGGTGAAGCCGGAGCCCGGCGCCTGCAGCACGAAGTTGGCGATGGCCTCCGTGTCCTCGTGCGTGAGCGGCGGATACTTCGCCGCCAGCAGCTCGCCGAAGACGCGGTACGTGGGCGGGTAGCCGACCTCGAAGTGGACGTCGCTCGCCTGCCGCTTCACCGCCAGCTGCAGGAACGAGTGGAACATCTCCTCGCTGATGGGGCCCGTCGTCTGACCTTCCATGGCGCGGAGTCTAGCGCAGGAACACGCCCGGCGGGCGGATGAGCGCGCGGCCGCGGCCCGGCCGCCCGGGCCGCGCCGCGCCGCCTGCCCCGTGATCGCGCGGCGCGTCGTCCCTACCTTCACCCACGTGCGGATCGCCCTCGTCTCGACTCCCTTCGTGGCGGTACCCCCGCGCGGCTACGGAGGCACGGAGCTCGTCGTGCACGAGCTCTCGCGCGGGCTCGCCGCCGCCGGCCACCAGGTCACCCTCTTCGCCACCGGCGACTCCCGCGGGCCGGATGTGCGCTTCCTCTTCCCGCGCGCCGTCTGGCCGCCCGAGCCGCAGGCGGAGCTGCGCCACTGCGCCGCGGCCGCGCGCGCCATCGCGGAGGAGCCCTTCGACGTGGTGCACGCCCACGCGCCCGCCCTGTTGCCGCTCGGCGGCGCGCTCGGCGCCCCGCTCGTCTACACGTTGCACCACGCGCGCGACGAGCGGCTGGCCGCCGCCTACGCCGGCCACCCGGAGGTCGAGTTCGTCGCCATCTCGGCGCGGCAGGCGCAGCTCCATCCCGAGCTCGCCTGCCAGGTCGTCCACCACGGGCTCGACCCTGCCCGCTACCCGGCGGGCCGGGGCGAGCGGGACGACGCCGTGTTCCTGGGGCGGCTGGTGCCCTGCAAGGCGCCCGACGTGGCGGTGGCCGCCGCCCGGCGCGCCGGGCTGCCCATCCGGCTGGCGGGCGCGGTGCACGCCGGCGACGCCACCCCGGCCTGGCACGCCGTGCTCGCGCGCGCGCTCGCCCGCCCGGGCGTGCTGCACCTGGGGACGGTGGCCGGGGAGCGGAAGCTCGAGCTGCTCGCCGGCGCCCGCGCGCTGCTCATGCCGCTGCGGTGGGAGGAGCCGTTCGGCCTGGTCATGATCGAGGCGATGCTGTGCGGCACGCCGGTGATCGCCTTCCCGCGCGGCGCCGCGCCGGAGGTGGTGGAGGAGGGCGTGACCGGATTCCTGGTGGACGGGGAGGAGGAGATGGCGGCCGTGCTGGCGGGCCTCGGGCGGTTCGACCGCGAGGCGTGCCGGCGGCGGGCGCAAGCGCGCTTCTCGGCGCGGCGGATGGTCCGCGATTACGAGCGGCTCTACCGGCGCGCGGCCGCCGTGCGCCACGGCGGCGCCGGGCCGGAGGAGGCGAGCTACGCCAGCTGACGCGCGGAGCGCGCTCGCGGGAGCGGCGGGGTTCGCCGATCCGGAGCGGCTGTTCGGATACGCCGATCCGTCGCAGCAGCCCGAGGCGACGGGCGTCGACAAGCTCGTCCTGAAGCGGAGCAACCTCTTCCTGGTCGCGAACCGGCTCGGCGACGTGTCGCCGGCCGGCGCGCGCGACCTCGGGCTCTTCCTCACCGACACGCGGCACCTCTCCGGCTGGCAGCTGCTCGTGCAGGGCGGGCCGCCGCTCTGCCTCTCCTCCCAGGTCTCGACCGACTACGTCTCGCAGATCGACTTCACCATCACCGGGCTGCACGAGGGCGACCTGCTCGGGAAGGAGCCGGTCAACTACGTCCACCTGCGGCGCGACCAGCTCATCGACGACGTCTTCGTCGACCGGCTCGTGCTGACGAACTTCCAGGGGCGGCCCATCCGCCAGTGGCTCGAGGTGGAGTGGGCGGCCGACTTCGCCGACGCCTTCGAGGTCCGCGGGGCCCGGCGCCCGCGGCGGGGGCGGTACCACGCGCCCGAGGTGGACGGCCGGCGCGTGCTCCTCCGTTACCAGGGCCTCGACGGGCGCGAATACCTGACCGAGGTCCGGCTCGACCTGGACGGCGAGGCGGATCGGCGCATCGAGGTGGACCGGTTCGACGGCGGCGGAGCGCGGCTGGCGCTGCGGCTCGAGCCCGGCGAGTCGGGCGCGCTCGCCTTCAGCGTGTTCGCGGGCGTGGACGGGGCGCGCCCCCGCCCGCCGAGGCCCTTCGGCGAGCGGGCGACCACCGCCCACCGCGCCTACGCCGAGTGGGCCGAGCGCTGCACCGGGTTCAGCTCCAGCAACGCGGTCTTCGACCGCGCGCTGGTGCAGGCGGTGGCGGATCTGAAGGCGCTGCAGGTCTTCCACGACGACCAGCCGGTCATCTCGGCCGGCATCCCCTGGTACACCTGCCCCTTCGGCCGCGACGCCCTCATCACCGGCTTCCAGGCGCTGCTCTCGACGCCGGAGGTCGCGCGGCAGGCGCTCCGGTTCCTGGCGCGGCTGCAGGGCACGCAGGACGACCCCGAGCGCGACGAGGAGCCGGGCAAGATCCCGCACGAGATCCGGTTCGGCGAGATGGCGCGGGCGGGCGAGGTGCCGCACACGCCCTACTACGGCTCCGTCGACGCGACGCCGCTCTTCCTCGTCCTGCTCTCCGAGTACGTGCTCTGGACGGACGACCAGCAGACGCTGGCCGAGCTCCTCCCCGCCGCCGAGCGGGCGCTCGGCTGGCTGGAGCGCCAGTCCGGGCCGGACGGCCTGCTCGCCTACGAGCGGCGGACGCGCAAGGGGCTGCGCAACCAGGGCTGGAAGGACAGCCACGACGGCGTCCCGTTCGCGAGCGGGCGCCCGGCCGATCCTCCCATCGCGCTGGTGGAGGTCCAGGGGTACGCCGTCGACGCGCGCCGCCGGATGGCGGACCTGCTCGCGGCGGCCGGACGGGAGGGCGAGGCGGAGCGGCTCCGCGCCGCGGCCGACGCGCTCGCGGCGCAGGTCGACGCACGGTTCTGGATGCCGGGCCCCGAGACCTACGCCCTCGCGCTCGACGGCGCCGGCCGGCAGGTGGACGCGGTCACCTCCAACCCCGGCCACCTCCTCTTCTCCCGGGCCGCGCCCGCGGGGCGGGCGCACCAGGTGACGGCCTCGCTCCTCGCGCCCGCCATGTGGAGCGGCTGGGGCATCCGGACGCTCGCCAAGGGCCAGGGCGCCTACAACCCGCTCAGCTACCACGACGGCACGGTCTGGCCGCACGACAACTCGCTCGCCGCCATGGGCATGGCCTGCTACGGCGAGACGCGCGGCGCCGGCCAGGTGCTGGACGGGCTCTGGGCGGCCCTCCAGCACTTCCGCCACCTCCGGCTGCCGGAGCTCTTCTGCGGGCTCGAGCGCGACGCGGGGCAGTTCCCCGTGCACTACCCGGTCGCCTGCTCGCCCCAGGCGTGGTCGAGCGGCGCGATCTTCCTGCTCGTCCGCGCCTGCCTCGGGATCTTCCCCGACGCGCCGCGGCGGACCCTGCACATCGCCTCGCCGGCGCTGCCGGACTGGCTCGACCACCTCACGCTCCACCGGCTCGCGATCGGCCCGGCGCGCGCGACCTTGCAGTTCACGCGCACAGCGAGCGGCACCTACGTCTCGGTCGGCGAGGTGGAGGGCGGCCCGCTGCACGTCCGCATCGACCTGCGCCGCTGACCGACCCCGGGGCCCGTCCGGCGATATCTCCCCACGTTGAGGCGCCGTCCCGGCCGCTGGTAAGTTCCGCGGCGAGACGCCGTGGCCTCCCCTCATCGGTCCCTCCACCACCGCCCGCCCTCCCGGCTGCGCACCTCGCTCGCGGCCTGCACCGCCGAGGGCGCTGCGGCCGAGGTGGTGAGCGCCTGCTGCGGCGGGGCGGCGCTCACCGGGTGGGCGCTCCACCTCGGCATGAGCGCGAAGCTGGTGGGGCTCGTCGGCGCGCTGCCGGTGGTGGCGCAGGTGCTCCAGCTCGCCGGCGCCTTCCTCACCGCGCGCTTCGGCCACCGCCGCACCGCGCTCGCGGCGATCGCCCTCTCGCGCCAGGCCTTCCTCCCGCTGGCGCTCCTGCCGCTCCTGCCGCTCGGCCCGGACGGCCGCCGCGCGCTCCTGCTCGTCGCGGCCGGCGCGCACCACGGGCTGGGCATCGTCGCCAACAACGCCTGGAACGCCTGGATGGGCGAGCTCGTGCCGGCCCGGGCGCGGGGCCGCTACTTCGGGCGGCGCACCGCCCTCTGCACGGTGGCGGGCGGCGCGTGCGCGCTCCTGGCCGGCCTCGCGCTCGACCGCGGCGGCCGGGGCGACGGGGCCGGGCTGGTGCTGCAGCTCCTGGCGCTCCTCGCCTGCGTGGCCGGCGCCGCCAGCGTGGCGCTCATGGCGCGGCAGCACGCCGGCCCGGCCCGGCGCGAGCCGGCGCGCTGGATGTTCGCCGCGGCGGTGCGCCCGCTCCGCGACCCCAGGGCGCGCCGCGTGCTCGCCTATGCCGTCGCCTGGAACGGCGCCTGCGGGCTCTCGGCCCCGTTCTTCGGGCTCTACCTGCTCCGCGACCTCGGCACCGGCTACGCGCTCCTGGCCGCGCAGGGCGCCGGCCTCGCGGCGGCCAAGATCGCGAGCGCCGCCGGCTGGGGCCGCCTCGTCGACCGTGCGGGCGCGCGCCGGGTGCTGCTCGTCTGTTCGGCGGGCCTGGCGGTCTCGCCGTGGGCGTGGATCGCGAGCGGGCCGGGGCGGCTCTGGCCGCTCGCGCTCGAGACCGCGCTCGGCGGCGTGCTGCTGGGCGGGCAGGGCGTGGCGAGCTTCGCGCTGCCGCTCCAGGTCGCGCCGGCGCGCGAGCGCCCGTTCTACCTGGCCGCCGTCGCCGGGGCGGGCGGCGCCGCCTTCGCCCTCACCTCGGCGGCCGGGGGCGCGCTCGCCGACGCGGCGGGCGGCTGGCCGCTCCGCTCGCTGCTGGTGGGGGGCGCGGTGCTCCGCCTCGGCGCGGTCGCCGCGGCCTGGGCGCTGCCGGTCGACGGTGCCGCGGCCGCGCCGGCCTCGGCGCCGGTCGCGGACGAGCCCGTCCGCGCCGCGGCGTAGCGCGCTCCCCACAAAAAGCGAGAGGCCGCTTTCGCGGCCTCATCAGCTCTGGGCGCGGGGCGCCCTATTTGAACTCCGTGGCTTGCCCTCGCTGGGGCTCCCCACGGTGGGGGGAGTCGATCATCCGACCACGATCGACTTGGAAGTGAAGGAGGAGCTGGCGTCCCGCGAATCGAGTTTGAGGCTGGAGTTTCGAGGCGGGGTCACCTTGGTCGGTCTCCGGTAGGACTCGTCTCGGGTACTCTTCAAGTGGCGTGCCGAAACCCTGGTCGATTCGCCTGTGAGAAAAATCGGCCGCTTGCTCGTTTCACTCTCGGGACGAGGCTGTAAATCATGGGTCATCGCCGAGACCGGGGTCTGCATGCACCCGCCGTCCGTGACCCATCTCGGACGGTGTCAGGTTTCTGACGTATCGCGTAAGGGTGCGGCATGTCGACGCACTTCGGCTCTCCGGCGGCGTGCCCACCCGCTCCCGCTCCCATTACATTGGCGCGATGTTCCACACCCCGGACGAGGTCGCGCAGGCGCTGACGGCGGCGGGCTACCTCCCCTCGCGCGAGATCGCGGGCGCGGTCTTCCTCGCCGAGCGGCTGGCGAAGCCGATCCTGGTCGAGGGCCCGGCGGGCGTCGGCAAGACCGAGCTCGCCCGCGCCTTCGCGGCCGCCTCGGGGCGGCGCCTCATCCGGCTGCAGTGCTACGAGGGGCTCGACGCCACCCAGGCCATCTACGAGTGGGAGTACGCGAAGCAGCTCCTCTACACCCAGCTCCTCCGCGATCAGGTGGGGGCGGCGCTCCAGGGCGCGACGACGCTCGCCGAGGCCGCCGACCGCATCGCCGCCCAGGGGGACGTCTTCTTCAGCCGGCGCTTCCTCTTGCCCCGCCCCATCCTCGAGGCGGTGACGAGCGCCGACCCGGCGCTGCTCCTGGTGGACGAGATCGACAAGGCCGATCCCGAGCTGGAGGCGTTCCTGCTCGAGGTGCTGTCGGACTACGCGGTCACGATCCCCGAGCTCGGCACCTTCCGCGCGGCGGCGCCGCCGCGGGTGGTGCTGACCTCCAACGCGGCGCGCGAGCTGTCCGACGCCCTGCGGCGGCGCTGCCTGCACCTGCACCTCGACTTCCCGACCCAGGCGCGCGAGCTCGCCATCGTGCGGGCGCGCGCGCCAGAGGTGGGCGAGGCGCTGGCGCGCCAGGCCGTGGCGGCGGTGGCGAAGCTGCGCCAGCTCGACCTGAAGAAGGCGCCCTCCATCGCCGAGACGCTCGACTGGGCGCGGGCGCTCGCGCTGCTCGGGGCCGAGACCCTCGACGAGCGGGTCGTGTCGGAGACGCTCGCGCTCGTGCTGAAGCACGAGGCGGATCTCGAGAAGGCGCGGCCGCGCCTCGCGGACGTCCTCGCGGGCGCGGGGGTGTGATCGGCGCGACCCGCGCGGGGCGGCGGGGATGTCGGAGCGCGTGATCCCGGGCTGCTCGACCCCGGCCGGGCGCGCCGCATGGAGCGGCTGCTCGGCG
Protein-coding sequences here:
- a CDS encoding AAA family ATPase, with product MFHTPDEVAQALTAAGYLPSREIAGAVFLAERLAKPILVEGPAGVGKTELARAFAAASGRRLIRLQCYEGLDATQAIYEWEYAKQLLYTQLLRDQVGAALQGATTLAEAADRIAAQGDVFFSRRFLLPRPILEAVTSADPALLLVDEIDKADPELEAFLLEVLSDYAVTIPELGTFRAAAPPRVVLTSNAARELSDALRRRCLHLHLDFPTQARELAIVRARAPEVGEALARQAVAAVAKLRQLDLKKAPSIAETLDWARALALLGAETLDERVVSETLALVLKHEADLEKARPRLADVLAGAGV
- a CDS encoding amylo-alpha-1,6-glucosidase, which encodes MFGYADPSQQPEATGVDKLVLKRSNLFLVANRLGDVSPAGARDLGLFLTDTRHLSGWQLLVQGGPPLCLSSQVSTDYVSQIDFTITGLHEGDLLGKEPVNYVHLRRDQLIDDVFVDRLVLTNFQGRPIRQWLEVEWAADFADAFEVRGARRPRRGRYHAPEVDGRRVLLRYQGLDGREYLTEVRLDLDGEADRRIEVDRFDGGGARLALRLEPGESGALAFSVFAGVDGARPRPPRPFGERATTAHRAYAEWAERCTGFSSSNAVFDRALVQAVADLKALQVFHDDQPVISAGIPWYTCPFGRDALITGFQALLSTPEVARQALRFLARLQGTQDDPERDEEPGKIPHEIRFGEMARAGEVPHTPYYGSVDATPLFLVLLSEYVLWTDDQQTLAELLPAAERALGWLERQSGPDGLLAYERRTRKGLRNQGWKDSHDGVPFASGRPADPPIALVEVQGYAVDARRRMADLLAAAGREGEAERLRAAADALAAQVDARFWMPGPETYALALDGAGRQVDAVTSNPGHLLFSRAAPAGRAHQVTASLLAPAMWSGWGIRTLAKGQGAYNPLSYHDGTVWPHDNSLAAMGMACYGETRGAGQVLDGLWAALQHFRHLRLPELFCGLERDAGQFPVHYPVACSPQAWSSGAIFLLVRACLGIFPDAPRRTLHIASPALPDWLDHLTLHRLAIGPARATLQFTRTASGTYVSVGEVEGGPLHVRIDLRR
- a CDS encoding MFS transporter, which translates into the protein MASPHRSLHHRPPSRLRTSLAACTAEGAAAEVVSACCGGAALTGWALHLGMSAKLVGLVGALPVVAQVLQLAGAFLTARFGHRRTALAAIALSRQAFLPLALLPLLPLGPDGRRALLLVAAGAHHGLGIVANNAWNAWMGELVPARARGRYFGRRTALCTVAGGACALLAGLALDRGGRGDGAGLVLQLLALLACVAGAASVALMARQHAGPARREPARWMFAAAVRPLRDPRARRVLAYAVAWNGACGLSAPFFGLYLLRDLGTGYALLAAQGAGLAAAKIASAAGWGRLVDRAGARRVLLVCSAGLAVSPWAWIASGPGRLWPLALETALGGVLLGGQGVASFALPLQVAPARERPFYLAAVAGAGGAAFALTSAAGGALADAAGGWPLRSLLVGGAVLRLGAVAAAWALPVDGAAAAPASAPVADEPVRAAA
- a CDS encoding glycosyltransferase family 4 protein — encoded protein: MRIALVSTPFVAVPPRGYGGTELVVHELSRGLAAAGHQVTLFATGDSRGPDVRFLFPRAVWPPEPQAELRHCAAAARAIAEEPFDVVHAHAPALLPLGGALGAPLVYTLHHARDERLAAAYAGHPEVEFVAISARQAQLHPELACQVVHHGLDPARYPAGRGERDDAVFLGRLVPCKAPDVAVAAARRAGLPIRLAGAVHAGDATPAWHAVLARALARPGVLHLGTVAGERKLELLAGARALLMPLRWEEPFGLVMIEAMLCGTPVIAFPRGAAPEVVEEGVTGFLVDGEEEMAAVLAGLGRFDREACRRRAQARFSARRMVRDYERLYRRAAAVRHGGAGPEEASYAS